The Arachis ipaensis cultivar K30076 chromosome B05, Araip1.1, whole genome shotgun sequence nucleotide sequence TGTGAATTTAATCTTCCACCCATTAATAGTCTTCCTTGAAGTATCATTATCTTTCGAAGTGtcataagaaaaataaatggtcTTAGCACATACATTGTCATGACATGATAATAgagtttttcaatttttcatgccaATTTCAAAGAACCAAATAGTTATGGTAACAAACAAATGAACAAGATTTTGTTCTTATCTCTAATACAAAAAGGATTTAATGATTTGATCATTTATGTGTTTAAGTTAAAAGAAGCCTCACTTGAATAAAATGAGGCATGTTAATTCTGAATCCAATTAAGATTAATTATGATACATGCTTTATGATCAACCAATTTTCACAAAAAAGAGTATGTGCCAACCTCAGCAAGACCATCAGAGGAGGAGGGATGCGGAACGTGGCGATAGTATCTACCGGCAGAAAAAGACTCCGATCCGGGGCGTGCCACGAAAATGCCTTGATCATCATCCATGAAAGAGAAGCCTGTGTTCATGGTGCGTCTTCCGAAATAAGGCGGAGGACGCTGCCAAATAGCAATAGCAGATTTGGAACATGTAATGCACACAATGCAATAAAACCAGAACAAGTCTAAAAGCAAGTGATTCAGATTCAATTCAGTGACTGTATACTTTATACAAGTCTTTGATCAATTAAGCAATCAAGAACTGTCATTGAGTTGAGGAAGAGAAGAGGCTTCAATTCATAACAATTATATGAAAATGAAAATGCAGTGTCTGAACAGAAAACAACATAAATgaatcaataaaataaataaaaaagaaaacagtAAGAATTGAAGTAGAAGAATGATGATGGAGAAAGAAGAATACCTCTTCCCTATGTGTTGCTCTCTCAACAGCATCAAGGTTCCTTCTTGAAGAAGCATTCTTCCTTGCCACCACACAATCCACAGAAGCAGAAGCATGATCTGATGCGAATCCAATTCCAGGGCCACACCATACAtcctgaaaagaagaagaagaagaagaagcatgcTTATGGTGACATGTTATGCTGCTTTTTTCAGTGTTCCTCCTTCTGCACTTGTTCTTCTTCCTAGTGTTCTTCCAATCAGCAGAGGATCGAATCACAGCAGGAACTGAGACTTGTTGTGATGATGCAGAAGCAGCAGTGCAACCAAGTCCCCTGAATGTACTCTTGTTCTTGTTTGTGGCGGTTTCATTGGAGAAAGAGGAGAGGATGAGAGAGGATATGGTGGATTTGCAGCTTGTGGTTTGGGTCATGGAAGGGACTTGCTGCTGCCTCAACTtgtttctctctcttctccatttcatATCTTGTTCTCTTACAACAGCCATCAAAGAAAAAGAGAGGATGTGATGTTTCTGCAACTGAGAGGGAATAGAACTTGCTTGCCttctaaaattttattattgGATCCAACTCCCATATTTTATTCTTGTAATATTAACTGTACACCAAAATCAACAATCAAAGTCAgccattagtataaaatatatgtcaaaatataaatacacattgaaagtaaattaaatcacacatgtatttatacacaaatacattggtagctgattaaacaataaatatatttatacacaaatatataatggttgattttagtatacaaataatatttttatatatatattgaaagagtttaattttaatatactaatagtataaaatattttataacatctgttcttttgtataattattttGTTACTGACGTATTGTTATATAATTAAATGCAGGTA carries:
- the LOC107644252 gene encoding uncharacterized protein LOC107644252 isoform X2, whose amino-acid sequence is MAVVREQDMKWRRERNKLRQQQVPSMTQTTSCKSTISSLILSSFSNETATNKNKSTFRGLGCTAASASSQQVSVPAVIRSSADWKNTRKKNKCRRRNTEKSSITCHHKHASSSSSSFQDVWCGPGIGFASDHASASVDCVVARKNASSRRNLDAVERATHREERPPPYFGRRTMNTGFSFMDDDQGIFVARPGSESFSAGRYYRHVPHPSSSDGLAEIMILQGRLLMGGRLNSHDQFRDWRLDVDNMSYEQLLELGERIGHVNTGLKEDEMGHNIRKIKHVISNNYSKHQIDKKCSICQEEYEADDEIGRLTCEHKYHFQCIKQWLVHKNFCPVCKQEVVVRH
- the LOC107644252 gene encoding uncharacterized protein LOC107644252 isoform X1, whose translation is MAVVREQDMKWRRERNKLRQQQVPSMTQTTSCKSTISSLILSSFSNETATNKNKSTFRGLGCTAASASSQQVSVPAVIRSSADWKNTRKKNKCRRRNTEKSSITCHHKHASSSSSSFQDVWCGPGIGFASDHASASVDCVVARKNASSRRNLDAVERATHREERPPPYFGRRTMNTGFSFMDDDQGIFVARPGSESFSAGRYYRHVPHPSSSDGLAEIMILQGRLLMGGRLNSHDQFRDWRLDVDNMSYEQLLELGERIGHVNTGLKEDEMGHNIRKIKHVISNNYSKHQIDKKCSICQKEINGNMWQKWDGNGDRKHFTKQKWGGGGGIDAPWRPIAFPRHRKTHALRGGV